The Erigeron canadensis isolate Cc75 chromosome 4, C_canadensis_v1, whole genome shotgun sequence genome window below encodes:
- the LOC122598641 gene encoding uncharacterized protein LOC122598641 codes for MSRRSFTFEIVDLHNSHENREKIRRLLGDELLEIDRVKPHVIVATSQDPEKVRVALEYKTGKKVILLYENNYMNHQPSTQISLHQKYAAGLLQRGGQSPEQSLHQKYAGLLQHGKQVSMFPNTASSNHNVPAARVSMFPTTASNHNVPATTRVSLFPPTSNNHVLAAAQAALHNHILQSSGRLQRDTPVASSSSNNVALYIQNFAVNNVNINNIATDPRRTTTNSIRTPQAGVASGSIRRPKSYHEHSLTSTNGRKSVYKCSGCKELGRGDRYVCHDCSNGYVLHPSCMYYEERATHKFFQGITFDFHQNRLNSTNRICDACGSDIHGFFYHSAENNKDLHPCCLRLPEAVVLEGRNFRLCKRLTSKCFHCGSTRKKKDDKDKCWCYSSESSQNLQSHVSCMNDALFTC; via the exons ATGTCTAGAAGAAGCTTTACTTTCGAGATCGTTGACCTCCACAACTCTCATGAAAACCGAGAAAAGATCAGAAGACTTCTTGGGGACGAGTTGTTGGAAATCGACCGTGTGAAACCACATGTCATCGTTGCAACCTCCCAAGACCCCGAAAAAGTGAGGGTTGCACTCGAGTACAAGACGGGCAAGAAAGTGATCCTTTTGTATGAAAATAATTATATGAATCACCAACCGTCAACACAAATTAGTTTACATCAGAAGTACGCCGCCGGGCTACTCCAACGTGGTGGTCAATCGCCGGAACAAAGTTTACATCAGAAGTACGCCGGGCTACTCCAGCAtg GCAAGCAAGTTAGTATGTTTCCTAATACTGCATCATCAAACCATAACGTACCAGCAGCACGAGTTAGTATGTTTCCTACAACTGCATCAAACCATAACGTACCAGCTACGACACGAGTTAGTCTGTTTCCTCCTACATCAAACAACCATGTACTGGCTGCGGCACAAGCAGCATTACATAATCATATATTGCAATCATCTG GTCGTCTGCAAAGGGATACGCCTGTtgcttcttcatcatcaaacaaTGTTGCATTATACATTCAGAATTTTGCGGTAAATAATGTCAACATTAATAATATAGCTACAGATCCAAGGAGGACTACGACTAATAGCATACGAACACCGCAAGCAG GTGTAGCGTCGGGTTCAATCAGACGCCCTAAAAGCTATCACGAGCACAGCTTAACATCAACAAATGGCAGGAAATCGGTGTACAAGTGCAGTGGGTGCAAAGAACTAGGGAGGGGAGATAGATACGTTTGCCACGATTGCTCCAACGGCTATGTTCTCCACCCAAGCTGCATGTACTACGAGGAAAGAGCTACACATAAGTTTTTTCAAGGAATCACCTTCGACTTTCATCAAAATCGTCTTAATAGCACTAACAGAATTTGTGATGCATGTGGATCGGATATCCATGGGTTCTTTTACCACTCTGCAGAAAACAACAAAGATTTGCACCCTTGTTGTCTTAGACTCCCAGAAGCAGTTGTTCTCGAGGGGAGGAACTTTCGGCTTTGTAAGAGATTGACATCCAAGTGTTTCCATTGTGGCTCCACCAGGAAGAAGAAAGATGACAAAGACAAATGCTGGTGTTACTCATCGGAGAGTAGTCAAAACTTGCAGTCTCATGTGTCGTGCATGAACGACGCTCTCTTCACATGTTGA
- the LOC122596064 gene encoding serine/threonine-protein kinase 38 isoform X2, which yields MEEGVKGINDDEIQGSSLTMEKVAAAKQYIENHYRTQMKNIQERKERRWILERKLASSDVPKEEQINLIKDLERKETEFMRLKRNKICVDDFELLTIIGRGAFGEVRLCREKKSGNIYAMKKLKKSEMLVRGQVEHVRAERNLLAEVASHCIVKLYYSFQDTEYLYLIMEYLPGGDMMTLLMREDTLKEDVAKFYIAQSVLAIESIHKHNYIHRDIKPDNLLLDKNGHMKLSDFGLCKPLDCRTLSTLNEHETMVDENIREPMDIDGIPDAENGHSWKSAHEQLQHWQMNRRKLAFSTVGTPDYIAPEVLLKKGYGMECDWWSLGAIMYEMLVGYPPFYADDPITTCRKIVHWRNHLRFPEDILLSPEAKDLIYRLLCDVEHRLGTCGPDQIKAHPWFKDVEWDKLYDMEAAFKPEVNGELDTQNFMKFDELNPPTSGRTGSGPSRKQLNPKDLNFVGYTYKNFDAVKALRANPDLMRSASSDSLFEGKLKMDYTTKATTEETDIQMLTSADDSMLP from the exons ATGGAAGAAGGTGTTAAAGGGATtaatgatgatgaaattcaAGGGTCAAGTTTGACTATGGAAAAAGTAGCTGCTGCTAAACAATATATAGAGAATCATTACAGGACCCAGATGAAAAATATTCAAGAACGCAAAGAAAG GCGGTGGATTTTGGAGAGGAAGCTGGCTTCTTCGGATGTGCCTAAAGAGGAACAAATTAATTTGATCAAGGATTTAGAGAGAAAGGAAACAGAGTTTATGAGACTTAAAAGAAACAAGAtatgtgttgatgattttgaaCTTTTGACCATCATTGGAAGAGGAGCCTTTGGCGAG GTACGGTTGTGCAGGGAGAAAAAATCTGGCAATATTTATGCAATGAAAAAACTGAAGAAATCAGAAATGCTTGTTAGAGGACAG GTGGAACATGTTAGGGCTGAGAGGAACTTGCTTGCGGAAGTGGCCAGCCACTGCATAGTAAAACTATATTACTCATTCCAAGACACCGAGTATTTGTACCTTATTATGGAATATCTACCTGGTGGTGATATGATGACTTTGTTGATGAGAGAAGACACACTGAAAGAAGATGTTGCTAAGTTTTATATCGCTCAAAGTGTGCTTGCTATAGAGTCTATTCACAAGCATAACTATATTCATAG AGATATAAAACCTGACAACCTTCTTCTCGACAAAAATGGCCACATGAAACTTTCGGATTTTGGTCTCTGTAAGCCTCTTGATTGTAGAACCTTATCTACATTGAATGAACATGAAACCATGGTTGATGAGAATATAAGAGAACCAATGGACATTGATGGCATCCCTGATGCCGAGAATGGGCATAGTTGGAAGAGTGCCCATGAACAGCTTCAACATTGGCAGATGAACCGGAGAAAACTG GCATTTTCAACGGTGGGCACTCCAGATTATATTGCTCCTGAAGTTCTCTTGAAGAAAGGATATGGAATGGAGTGTGACTG GTGGTCATTAGGTGCAATAATGTATGAGATGCTCGTTGGATATCCCCCATTTTACGCGGATGATCCAATAACCACATGTAGGAAG ATTGTTCATTGGAGGAATCATCTTAGATTTCCGGAAGACATACTTTTGTCTCCAGAAGCGAAGGATCTCATCTACAGGCTGCTCTGTGATGTCGAACATAGGTTGGGTACATGTGGACCTGACCAAATAAAG GCTCACCCATGGTTCAAAGACGTTGAGTGGGATAAACTATATGACATGGAAGCAGCTTTTAAACCTGAAGTCAACGGGGAGCTAGATACTCAAAATTTTATGAAGTTTGATGAG TTAAATCCTCCAACTTCTGGAAGAACTGGTTCAGGACCCTCAAGGAAG CAGTTAAATCCCAAGGACTTGAATTTTGTGGGATATACGTACAAGAATTTTGATGCTGTAAAAGCTCTGCGTGCTAATCCGG ATCTTATGAGGAGTGCCTCCAGTGATTCCTTATTTG AAGGCAAGTTGAAGATGGATTATACAACAAAAGCAACAACCGAAGAAACGGACATACAAATGCTCACATCAGCTGACGACTCAATGTTGCCATAA
- the LOC122596064 gene encoding serine/threonine-protein kinase 38 isoform X1 — translation MEEGVKGINDDEIQGSSLTMEKVAAAKQYIENHYRTQMKNIQERKERRWILERKLASSDVPKEEQINLIKDLERKETEFMRLKRNKICVDDFELLTIIGRGAFGEVRLCREKKSGNIYAMKKLKKSEMLVRGQVEHVRAERNLLAEVASHCIVKLYYSFQDTEYLYLIMEYLPGGDMMTLLMREDTLKEDVAKFYIAQSVLAIESIHKHNYIHRDIKPDNLLLDKNGHMKLSDFGLCKPLDCRTLSTLNEHETMVDENIREPMDIDGIPDAENGHSWKSAHEQLQHWQMNRRKLAFSTVGTPDYIAPEVLLKKGYGMECDWWSLGAIMYEMLVGYPPFYADDPITTCRKIVHWRNHLRFPEDILLSPEAKDLIYRLLCDVEHRLGTCGPDQIKAHPWFKDVEWDKLYDMEAAFKPEVNGELDTQNFMKFDELNPPTSGRTGSGPSRKQQLNPKDLNFVGYTYKNFDAVKALRANPDLMRSASSDSLFEGKLKMDYTTKATTEETDIQMLTSADDSMLP, via the exons ATGGAAGAAGGTGTTAAAGGGATtaatgatgatgaaattcaAGGGTCAAGTTTGACTATGGAAAAAGTAGCTGCTGCTAAACAATATATAGAGAATCATTACAGGACCCAGATGAAAAATATTCAAGAACGCAAAGAAAG GCGGTGGATTTTGGAGAGGAAGCTGGCTTCTTCGGATGTGCCTAAAGAGGAACAAATTAATTTGATCAAGGATTTAGAGAGAAAGGAAACAGAGTTTATGAGACTTAAAAGAAACAAGAtatgtgttgatgattttgaaCTTTTGACCATCATTGGAAGAGGAGCCTTTGGCGAG GTACGGTTGTGCAGGGAGAAAAAATCTGGCAATATTTATGCAATGAAAAAACTGAAGAAATCAGAAATGCTTGTTAGAGGACAG GTGGAACATGTTAGGGCTGAGAGGAACTTGCTTGCGGAAGTGGCCAGCCACTGCATAGTAAAACTATATTACTCATTCCAAGACACCGAGTATTTGTACCTTATTATGGAATATCTACCTGGTGGTGATATGATGACTTTGTTGATGAGAGAAGACACACTGAAAGAAGATGTTGCTAAGTTTTATATCGCTCAAAGTGTGCTTGCTATAGAGTCTATTCACAAGCATAACTATATTCATAG AGATATAAAACCTGACAACCTTCTTCTCGACAAAAATGGCCACATGAAACTTTCGGATTTTGGTCTCTGTAAGCCTCTTGATTGTAGAACCTTATCTACATTGAATGAACATGAAACCATGGTTGATGAGAATATAAGAGAACCAATGGACATTGATGGCATCCCTGATGCCGAGAATGGGCATAGTTGGAAGAGTGCCCATGAACAGCTTCAACATTGGCAGATGAACCGGAGAAAACTG GCATTTTCAACGGTGGGCACTCCAGATTATATTGCTCCTGAAGTTCTCTTGAAGAAAGGATATGGAATGGAGTGTGACTG GTGGTCATTAGGTGCAATAATGTATGAGATGCTCGTTGGATATCCCCCATTTTACGCGGATGATCCAATAACCACATGTAGGAAG ATTGTTCATTGGAGGAATCATCTTAGATTTCCGGAAGACATACTTTTGTCTCCAGAAGCGAAGGATCTCATCTACAGGCTGCTCTGTGATGTCGAACATAGGTTGGGTACATGTGGACCTGACCAAATAAAG GCTCACCCATGGTTCAAAGACGTTGAGTGGGATAAACTATATGACATGGAAGCAGCTTTTAAACCTGAAGTCAACGGGGAGCTAGATACTCAAAATTTTATGAAGTTTGATGAG TTAAATCCTCCAACTTCTGGAAGAACTGGTTCAGGACCCTCAAGGAAG CAGCAGTTAAATCCCAAGGACTTGAATTTTGTGGGATATACGTACAAGAATTTTGATGCTGTAAAAGCTCTGCGTGCTAATCCGG ATCTTATGAGGAGTGCCTCCAGTGATTCCTTATTTG AAGGCAAGTTGAAGATGGATTATACAACAAAAGCAACAACCGAAGAAACGGACATACAAATGCTCACATCAGCTGACGACTCAATGTTGCCATAA